The Allorhodopirellula heiligendammensis genome includes a window with the following:
- a CDS encoding SAM-dependent methyltransferase, translated as MGTPFSAKTQLASITEVLRTIAGPLDLNVSVRLWDGSVVPLGPNADGRLILSLSGPGVIGSMLRRPTLETLVRLYATGHIEFEGGDLIEFTKALRTERSNRAELKKISKAMVVRKTIPFLFAKTKTGDLDHGYRDDMVGRKESARNNTDYIQFHYDVGNDFYKLFLGEEMQYTCGYFTDWSNSLDQAQHDKLNMICRKLRLEPGERMLDIGCGWGGLICHAAKHFGVTAHGVTLSQEQHDFAKAKIERLGLQDQVTVEICDYADHQGTYDKISSIGMSEHIGAANYPRYFGKINSMLRDRGVMLNHAIARRAKTSKKAAQRIRPERQFILKYIFPGSELTPVGETTESLELNGFEVHDVESWREHYAHTTRFWCQNLSANREQAIELVGREKYNLWVAYLAGASAGFTAGSIKLYQVVATKRAKKGLSGMPPTREHLYRAA; from the coding sequence ATGGGTACACCATTTTCCGCCAAAACGCAGCTCGCTTCGATCACCGAAGTTTTACGCACGATCGCCGGGCCGCTGGACCTGAACGTCTCTGTTAGGCTGTGGGATGGCAGCGTGGTACCTTTGGGCCCCAATGCAGACGGGCGTCTGATCCTCTCGCTCTCTGGCCCTGGCGTGATCGGCTCGATGCTGCGGCGTCCGACCCTCGAAACTCTCGTACGCCTGTACGCGACCGGGCATATCGAATTCGAAGGTGGTGATCTGATCGAATTCACCAAAGCTCTTCGCACTGAGAGATCTAACCGGGCCGAACTGAAGAAGATTAGCAAGGCGATGGTGGTGCGGAAAACAATCCCCTTCCTATTCGCCAAAACCAAGACTGGCGATCTCGATCACGGGTATCGCGATGATATGGTCGGACGCAAGGAGTCGGCGCGAAACAACACCGACTACATTCAGTTCCATTATGACGTCGGTAATGATTTCTATAAACTGTTCTTGGGCGAAGAGATGCAGTACACCTGCGGCTACTTCACCGATTGGTCAAACTCGCTCGACCAAGCCCAACATGACAAGCTGAATATGATCTGCCGCAAACTACGGCTCGAGCCAGGCGAGCGGATGCTCGACATCGGCTGCGGTTGGGGCGGGTTGATCTGTCACGCCGCCAAGCACTTCGGCGTGACCGCCCACGGCGTGACGCTCTCGCAAGAACAACATGACTTTGCCAAAGCCAAGATCGAACGCCTTGGGTTGCAGGATCAGGTCACGGTCGAAATCTGCGACTACGCTGACCACCAGGGAACCTACGACAAGATCAGCAGCATCGGGATGTCCGAGCACATCGGCGCAGCTAACTACCCTCGCTATTTTGGGAAAATCAATTCCATGCTCCGAGATCGCGGCGTGATGCTCAATCACGCGATCGCACGCCGAGCCAAGACAAGCAAAAAAGCTGCCCAACGAATTCGTCCCGAACGCCAGTTTATCCTGAAGTACATCTTCCCTGGTTCGGAACTGACTCCGGTCGGTGAAACAACCGAGAGCCTCGAGCTGAACGGCTTTGAAGTCCATGATGTGGAATCATGGCGTGAACACTATGCCCACACCACGCGGTTCTGGTGTCAGAATCTATCGGCCAATCGCGAGCAAGCGATTGAGTTGGTGGGTCGTGAGAAATACAACTTATGGGTCGCTTACCTGGCCGGAGCCTCAGCTGGTTTTACCGCGGGATCGATCAAGCTCTATCAGGTTGTCGCTACAAAGCGGGCCAAGAAAGGTTTGTCAGGCATGCCTCCCACACGCGAGCACCTCTATCGGGCCGCCTAA
- a CDS encoding RHS repeat domain-containing protein encodes MRFCGPDAITHFNNDAPTVRTISSNLSHCHRGQQYSVIALTNGGGAITERYAYDAYGTPTITDASGTARTVSVDNNRYTYTGREFDEALTLYHYRARMYDSVAGRFCSRDPIGYEDGFALYSNYMSLSFVDPSGLLSGQGLLNSVSLGGTLNWSVPLGPGTVNFEIAADAKISTCCSNGIEEIYAIVSVSVEVYYQLGVSVAAQKPPKKGTGGRNDRIDRPCFPGVKIKRKNYLREKERLCPGPNKGGGVKGENSSGPCPTEGAEITGTIFVRAQAGIFIGIHGSANLPVSTETEFPDDIEGSVGMGFSGTVGASIDVGGSISGSLAKKIGGGRCCEAN; translated from the coding sequence ATGAGATTTTGCGGCCCCGATGCGATCACCCACTTTAACAATGACGCCCCAACTGTAAGAACAATCAGCAGCAACCTGTCCCACTGCCACCGCGGCCAACAGTACAGCGTCATCGCCCTGACCAACGGCGGTGGTGCGATCACCGAAAGGTACGCCTACGATGCGTATGGTACGCCTACGATCACCGATGCTTCGGGCACAGCACGCACCGTCAGTGTTGACAACAACCGGTATACGTACACGGGTCGTGAGTTCGACGAGGCCCTGACGCTGTACCACTACCGTGCCCGCATGTACGACTCGGTGGCTGGTAGATTCTGCTCCAGAGATCCGATCGGGTACGAGGATGGATTTGCTCTATACTCCAACTATATGTCTCTTAGTTTTGTCGATCCGTCGGGATTGCTTTCAGGACAAGGTCTTCTCAATTCAGTGTCGCTTGGCGGAACACTCAACTGGTCTGTTCCACTCGGCCCAGGGACAGTGAATTTCGAGATTGCAGCGGATGCGAAAATAAGCACTTGCTGCAGCAACGGGATAGAAGAGATCTACGCAATAGTAAGTGTGTCCGTGGAAGTGTACTATCAATTGGGTGTGTCTGTAGCTGCTCAAAAACCACCAAAAAAGGGAACCGGGGGAAGAAATGATCGAATTGATCGTCCGTGCTTTCCTGGGGTGAAAATCAAACGAAAGAACTATCTCAGAGAAAAGGAACGACTGTGCCCAGGCCCGAATAAGGGCGGTGGAGTAAAAGGCGAAAATTCGAGCGGTCCCTGCCCGACTGAGGGTGCCGAGATTACCGGCACAATTTTCGTCAGAGCGCAGGCTGGTATCTTCATTGGAATTCACGGATCAGCCAACCTTCCGGTGAGTACCGAGACCGAGTTTCCAGACGATATTGAAGGCAGCGTTGGAATGGGCTTCTCGGGGACCGTAGGCGCTTCGATCGACGTTGGCGGTTCAATCTCGGGCTCACTTGCGAAAAAAATTGGTGGTGGTCGGTGCTGTGAAGCAAACTAA
- a CDS encoding HlyD family secretion protein, giving the protein MIALFTIIYVLGIWLFYIKMRIKPTPTNVAIAASIGFLTVGLITVLWQFSSPISRNLVVNRYTVQIVPQVKGPIEKIYAEPNEPLKKGKDKLFEIQKTPYQFTVNQLRASLEAAQQTVEQLSASVTVADAAIQIAIANEAAAEAQYQSAKDAENSLAGTIGAVQLEQYKQELLASNSSIDEAKASKLSAIAALAAAKSTVESTRANLDNAEFNLEQCTVYAPADGFVTNWQVREGSMAVSFPFAPMGTFIDTTEANVVATYGQNVVKNVKAGDQAEVVFKSRPGEVFAAKVVAVIQASGDGQFTTSGQLIDASTIHSSGQFAVKLKLDDESATTAMAMGTTGMATIYTGSGRPFHVISKVTVRIQAWMYYLLPF; this is encoded by the coding sequence GTGATTGCACTCTTTACAATTATCTACGTCCTCGGTATCTGGCTGTTCTACATCAAGATGCGGATCAAGCCGACGCCGACCAATGTGGCCATCGCGGCTTCGATCGGCTTCCTGACGGTCGGATTGATTACCGTGCTATGGCAATTTTCGTCACCAATCTCACGCAACTTGGTGGTGAATCGATATACCGTTCAGATTGTGCCGCAAGTCAAAGGCCCCATTGAAAAGATTTATGCTGAACCCAATGAGCCGCTAAAAAAGGGCAAGGATAAACTCTTCGAGATTCAAAAGACCCCCTACCAATTCACCGTCAACCAGCTCCGTGCGTCACTCGAGGCCGCTCAACAGACGGTCGAGCAGCTCAGTGCTAGCGTGACAGTTGCGGATGCTGCTATTCAAATCGCCATCGCCAATGAAGCCGCTGCGGAGGCGCAGTATCAATCCGCGAAAGATGCGGAAAACTCACTCGCGGGCACGATTGGGGCGGTGCAATTGGAACAGTACAAGCAAGAACTGCTCGCGTCAAATTCAAGCATCGACGAGGCCAAGGCTTCCAAGCTATCAGCGATCGCCGCGCTCGCCGCGGCAAAGAGTACGGTGGAATCCACCCGAGCGAATCTGGATAACGCGGAGTTCAACCTGGAGCAATGCACGGTCTACGCACCCGCAGACGGCTTCGTCACTAACTGGCAGGTCCGCGAAGGGTCGATGGCAGTCTCGTTTCCATTTGCGCCAATGGGAACGTTTATTGATACAACGGAAGCGAATGTCGTAGCAACCTATGGACAGAACGTTGTTAAGAACGTGAAAGCGGGAGATCAGGCTGAGGTTGTCTTCAAGTCGCGTCCAGGTGAAGTGTTTGCTGCCAAAGTCGTCGCTGTGATCCAGGCCAGTGGTGATGGGCAATTCACCACTTCAGGCCAACTCATCGATGCATCTACCATCCACTCAAGCGGTCAGTTTGCAGTCAAATTGAAACTTGACGACGAATCCGCAACGACTGCGATGGCCATGGGCACCACTGGGATGGCCACCATTTACACCGGTTCCGGCAGACCGTTTCACGTCATCAGCAAGGTGACGGTGCGTATCCAAGCATGGATGTATTACTTACTTCCATTTTAG
- a CDS encoding FAD-binding and (Fe-S)-binding domain-containing protein, protein MRMTATAKPNAAEWEQLARSMDGDLHTGDLMRRIYATDASAYQEMPAAVAIPKSENDICGLIRFARQHHIGLIPRTAGTSLAGQVVGSGIVVDVSRHFTEILEVNAAEGWVRVQPGVIRNELNRHLAPLGYWFAPETSTQNRAMIGGMVGNNSCGSNSLKFGSTRDHLLELRGFLSDGSATTFTALTVDQVSEKCSGPDSLETRIYQHTRDRLSDPSVRAEITREFPKPTIHRRNTGYALDMLMNSDEPFNFCKLVAGSEGTLFFTTEIKLRILPLPPPRSGLLCAHFDNVKDALTATLVAVKFDINACELIDDVILGCTQRSSEHRQNRFFIEGDPAAILVTEVRGDSDEEVQRAAERIAAAMSAAGLGYHFPILLGSDCERVWDLRKAGLGLLGNIPGDDKTVPVIEDTAVDVQDLPAYIAEIGDTLEANFGLKCVHYAHAGSGEIHLRPIINLKTEDGKRLFRDVASTVATIVKKYRGSLSGEHGDGRLRGEFLQQMIGPANYELVREYKSVWDPDGVFNPNKIVDTPQMNESLRYRPGQTSGENIATIFDFSANQGILRAAEMCNGSGDCRKTQLAGGVMCPSYMATRNERDTTRARANTLRQILTSSTKTNPFDNEEIREVMDLCLSCKGCKSECPSTVDVAKLKAEFLQHYYDANGVPLRSRMIAGYTRAQRMVSIAPFLFNACVRTPVIRRLLNRIIGFHPQRSIPTTARRTFRRWFHQRTQRFVGLPANGRKVLLFADEFTDYSEPEIGIAVVELLERLGYEVEIPDHLESGRSSISKGMLRQARDIARQNVDLLSGVVSAEVPLIGIEPSAILSFRDEYPELVGDDKNLDAVKLAGNCLLLDEWFAREVDEGRIRADAFVDDERSVIVHGHCHQKALGNMLSSLQMLTLPTNFRVSLIPSGCCGMAGSFGYEREHYDVSMKIGELVLLPAVRKASEDTIIAAAGTSCRHQIRDATPRRALHPAEILRDALR, encoded by the coding sequence ATGAGAATGACCGCCACCGCCAAACCCAATGCTGCCGAATGGGAGCAACTTGCTCGCTCCATGGACGGCGATCTGCATACCGGCGATCTGATGCGGCGAATCTATGCCACCGACGCTTCGGCCTATCAAGAGATGCCAGCGGCAGTGGCAATTCCGAAGTCGGAAAATGATATCTGCGGTTTGATCCGGTTCGCGCGCCAGCACCACATCGGCTTGATTCCACGCACCGCCGGCACGTCGCTGGCCGGTCAAGTCGTGGGCAGCGGCATTGTCGTCGACGTCTCCCGCCATTTTACAGAGATCCTCGAGGTCAACGCCGCTGAAGGGTGGGTGCGGGTGCAGCCTGGCGTGATTCGCAATGAACTCAATCGCCATTTGGCGCCCTTGGGTTATTGGTTTGCTCCGGAAACCTCGACACAGAATCGGGCTATGATCGGCGGGATGGTGGGGAACAATTCCTGTGGGAGCAACAGCCTGAAATTCGGCAGTACCCGGGATCATCTGCTCGAGCTTCGCGGGTTTCTGTCTGATGGCAGCGCGACGACGTTTACTGCATTGACGGTTGATCAGGTTTCGGAAAAGTGCAGCGGTCCCGATTCACTCGAAACGCGAATCTATCAGCACACACGCGATCGACTCAGCGATCCCTCGGTGCGGGCGGAGATTACTCGCGAGTTTCCGAAACCAACCATCCACCGGCGAAACACCGGTTACGCACTGGACATGTTGATGAACTCTGATGAGCCATTCAACTTCTGCAAATTGGTCGCTGGGAGCGAGGGGACTCTGTTTTTCACAACCGAGATCAAGCTGCGGATCTTGCCGTTGCCACCGCCGCGGAGCGGATTGCTGTGCGCACATTTTGACAACGTGAAAGACGCTCTCACGGCTACCTTGGTCGCAGTCAAGTTTGATATTAACGCATGCGAGCTGATCGACGATGTCATCCTCGGCTGTACTCAGCGAAGTTCCGAACACCGCCAGAACCGGTTTTTTATCGAAGGTGATCCGGCTGCGATTCTCGTTACCGAAGTGCGTGGTGACAGCGATGAGGAAGTGCAACGTGCGGCCGAACGGATTGCGGCGGCGATGTCTGCTGCCGGCTTGGGATATCACTTTCCGATCCTGCTGGGCAGCGACTGCGAGCGGGTTTGGGATCTGCGAAAAGCAGGCTTGGGCTTGCTCGGCAATATTCCGGGTGACGACAAAACCGTACCGGTCATCGAAGACACGGCTGTCGACGTCCAAGACCTTCCCGCGTACATCGCTGAAATCGGCGACACACTCGAAGCAAACTTCGGCCTGAAGTGCGTCCACTACGCACACGCTGGCTCGGGCGAAATACATTTGCGGCCGATCATCAATCTCAAGACGGAAGATGGCAAGCGGTTGTTCCGCGATGTGGCCTCGACTGTTGCGACAATCGTTAAAAAATATCGTGGCTCGCTGTCGGGCGAGCATGGTGACGGTCGCCTCCGTGGAGAGTTCTTGCAGCAGATGATTGGTCCTGCTAACTATGAGCTGGTCCGTGAATATAAAAGCGTGTGGGACCCTGACGGCGTGTTCAATCCGAACAAAATTGTCGACACACCTCAGATGAACGAGTCGCTGAGGTACCGGCCGGGTCAGACATCGGGTGAGAACATTGCGACGATCTTCGATTTCTCGGCGAATCAAGGCATACTCCGCGCCGCTGAGATGTGCAACGGGTCGGGCGATTGTCGCAAAACGCAGCTCGCCGGAGGGGTGATGTGTCCGAGCTACATGGCGACACGCAACGAGCGAGATACGACGCGAGCGCGTGCGAATACCCTACGGCAAATACTCACCTCATCGACGAAAACAAACCCGTTTGATAACGAGGAGATTCGAGAGGTGATGGATTTATGCCTGTCCTGTAAGGGGTGTAAGTCGGAATGCCCCTCGACCGTGGACGTCGCTAAGTTGAAGGCTGAATTTCTCCAGCACTACTATGATGCCAATGGTGTGCCGCTACGCAGTCGCATGATTGCTGGCTACACTCGGGCGCAACGAATGGTCAGCATCGCCCCTTTCCTGTTCAATGCGTGCGTACGCACACCGGTGATTCGCCGGTTGCTGAATCGTATCATTGGCTTTCACCCGCAGCGATCGATTCCCACCACCGCGAGGCGAACTTTCAGGCGATGGTTTCACCAGCGAACACAGCGTTTTGTCGGATTGCCGGCCAACGGACGCAAAGTTCTGCTGTTTGCCGACGAGTTTACCGACTATTCCGAACCTGAAATTGGGATCGCAGTCGTTGAACTTCTTGAACGTCTGGGGTACGAGGTTGAGATCCCTGACCATCTTGAAAGCGGGCGCAGCTCGATATCGAAGGGGATGTTACGCCAAGCTCGGGATATCGCGAGGCAGAACGTTGATTTGCTCAGCGGAGTGGTCAGCGCGGAGGTGCCATTGATCGGCATTGAGCCCTCCGCCATCCTCTCATTTCGTGATGAGTACCCCGAACTGGTCGGTGACGACAAGAATCTGGATGCGGTGAAACTAGCTGGAAATTGTCTGCTGCTGGATGAATGGTTTGCTCGCGAGGTTGACGAGGGACGTATCCGCGCGGATGCGTTTGTTGATGACGAGCGCAGCGTGATTGTCCACGGCCATTGTCATCAGAAAGCTCTCGGTAACATGCTTTCGTCGCTACAGATGCTGACGCTCCCCACCAATTTTCGCGTCTCGTTAATCCCCAGTGGGTGTTGCGGTATGGCCGGGTCGTTCGGTTACGAGCGTGAGCACTACGACGTCTCGATGAAGATTGGTGAGCTCGTTCTATTGCCCGCAGTTCGGAAGGCGAGCGAGGACACGATCATTGCCGCAGCGGGTACGTCCTGCCGCCACCAAATCCGAGACGCCACCCCACGCCGCGCACTGCATCCCGCCGAGATCCTGCGAGACGCGCTGCGCTGA
- a CDS encoding DUF3302 domain-containing protein: MFDFATFFAWFVIALLFCVFVAIIVALGSLPKKIAMKRNHPQVDAINAASWIGLACGGIGWPIAFVWAFLKSGNAGYNTPENDA, translated from the coding sequence ATGTTTGATTTTGCCACATTCTTCGCGTGGTTTGTCATCGCGCTGTTGTTCTGCGTGTTCGTGGCCATCATCGTGGCGTTGGGGTCACTCCCCAAGAAGATTGCGATGAAACGAAATCATCCCCAGGTCGACGCCATCAATGCGGCGAGCTGGATTGGACTGGCATGCGGTGGGATTGGCTGGCCGATCGCGTTTGTGTGGGCATTCTTGAAATCGGGTAACGCGGGATACAACACACCGGAGAACGATGCGTGA
- a CDS encoding transposase, with the protein MPRQARGEVLDPSEVQVVHCIQRCVRRAFLCGDDPLTGNSYEHRRGWIRDRLEFLASVFAVDCLTFSVMHNHIHLVLRSRADVVAAWSDEEVARRWLRLFPRRRNEDGSPAAPSKPELDMILNQPEVLAERRSRLSDISWWMRCTAENIARRSNAEEKVTGHFWEGRYRAQILLDESSLLVCAAYVDLNPIRAALAETPETSDYTGAKDRIDDLSEREDRSRPSTHDWERSRRRRRSGWMSPIEIDERFDDVGPAVEPSGRRASNKGFLPVPMARYLELLDWTGRQLRADKIGRIPDHLTPILQRIGLDTHGWCDVVRKFGRIFKRAAGTPESLAGEACRRGQGWLCARENPLGLSSV; encoded by the coding sequence ATGCCTCGTCAAGCTCGTGGTGAAGTTCTCGATCCATCCGAAGTGCAGGTGGTGCATTGCATTCAGAGGTGCGTGCGTCGTGCGTTTCTCTGTGGAGACGATCCGTTGACGGGCAATTCCTACGAGCACCGGCGAGGTTGGATTCGTGATCGACTGGAGTTCCTAGCTTCGGTCTTCGCGGTGGATTGCTTGACTTTTTCGGTGATGCATAACCACATTCACCTTGTCCTGCGCAGTCGGGCGGACGTTGTGGCGGCCTGGTCCGACGAGGAGGTGGCGAGGCGTTGGTTGCGGTTGTTTCCTCGGCGGCGAAATGAAGATGGTTCGCCCGCCGCCCCCAGCAAGCCGGAACTGGACATGATTCTCAATCAGCCTGAAGTGCTCGCTGAAAGACGCTCGCGATTGTCAGATATCAGTTGGTGGATGCGCTGCACGGCTGAAAACATTGCTCGGCGTAGCAACGCCGAAGAAAAAGTTACCGGCCATTTTTGGGAAGGTCGTTATCGAGCACAAATTTTGCTCGATGAATCCAGTTTGCTCGTGTGTGCGGCGTACGTTGATCTGAATCCGATTCGTGCGGCGCTGGCGGAAACTCCGGAGACCAGTGATTACACCGGAGCGAAGGATCGGATCGATGATCTTAGCGAACGAGAAGATCGGAGTCGGCCGAGCACTCACGACTGGGAGCGGAGTCGTCGTCGACGGCGTAGCGGTTGGATGAGTCCCATCGAGATTGATGAGCGATTCGATGACGTCGGTCCCGCAGTGGAGCCATCTGGACGTCGGGCGAGCAATAAGGGATTTTTACCGGTACCGATGGCGAGGTATTTGGAATTGCTCGATTGGACAGGCCGCCAGTTGCGTGCCGATAAGATCGGTCGCATTCCAGATCACCTGACCCCGATCTTGCAGCGGATCGGCTTGGACACCCACGGTTGGTGCGACGTGGTGCGAAAGTTTGGTCGCATCTTCAAGCGAGCGGCAGGCACGCCGGAGAGTCTCGCGGGTGAAGCGTGCCGTCGCGGTCAAGGCTGGTTGTGTGCCCGCGAAAACCCGCTGGGCCTCTCTTCGGTCTGA